The following coding sequences are from one Hydra vulgaris chromosome 04, alternate assembly HydraT2T_AEP window:
- the LOC136079225 gene encoding piggyBac transposable element-derived protein 4-like, with amino-acid sequence MLVPFGLVWSRYDTLQYRLQDHAILVSKVSFMLVSFGLGAIPYGIDIDTKTDEELYLSDYSDDNFKNIPSIEQNIKNIKVVPALKKKKVSCYENLNWQKEPPKEGMRRFNFISEEKVNGDIKNSDPLELFEYIITNELCEYIAEQTNIYFNQMTGGKVFQRSSRIFKFINSGAIFTSRDIRLHFAVIIYCGIIRKPKLRMSTLLTAGKLLQPGRDISIDESLLLWKGRLSFKQSIRSKSAHFGIKTFALACGKTGYVWNQIIYLGAGTEISQQYKYQATDVVMSLSEELLDVGRCIYLDNWYTSLEICDFLIQRKTDVVGTLRSYRKYLPKDVINAKLKSNERCVAYEQGYQFMVMQWKDKRDVYMITTCIPDTLEIVLRKGARKEVPTVIHIYNSNMGGVDLSDQMTTSYACERKRVKKWYKKFYFHLINLSIFNAQVIHKMLGGKLKALEFRMQLVSALVSFYGYDIVTSGQGGRLSLDGNPMRLVHRHFPSYAPETECKTAPQRRCVVCRKKGKRKDSRYECTPCDVGLCAAPCFQLYHSKKYY; translated from the exons ATGTTGGTACCGTTTGGTCTCGTTTGGTCTCGATATGATACTTTACAGTATCGACTTCAAGATCATGCGATACTGGTATCTAAAGTATCGTTTATGTTGGTATCGTTTGGTCTCGGTGCGATACCTTACGGTATCGATATCGATACTA AAACAGATGAAGAATTATATCTGAGTGATTACAGTGACgataattttaagaatattccATCAATTGAGCAAAATATCAAGAATATAAAAGTAGTTCCAGCTCTAAAGAAGAAGAAAGTTAGTTGCTATGAGAATTTAAATTGGCAAAAGGAACCTCCTAAAGAAGGAATGAGacgatttaattttatttctgaagAAAAAGTCAATGGAGATATAAAAAACTCTGACCCTCTTgaattatttgaatatattattacaaacgAACTTTGTGAGTACATTGCTGAACAAACTAACATATACTTTAACCAAATGACAGGAGGTAAAGTATTTCAAAGAAGCTCtcgtatatttaaatttatcaatagtGGAGCTATATTTACATCTCGTGACATACGCCTTCATTTTGCAGTGATAATCTACTGTGGTATTATTCGAAAGCCCAAATTGCGAAT GAGTACATTGTTAACCGCTGGAAAATTGTTACAACCAGGACGTGATATATCCATAGATGAATCATTACTTTTGTGGAAGGGAAGGCTGTCGTTTAAACAATCGATACGATCAAAAAGTGCACACTTCGGTATTAAGACGTTTGCATTGGCATGTGGGAAAACAGGATATGTCTGGAATCAAATTATATACCTTGGTGCTGGCACAGAAATTTCTCAACAATACAAATATCAGGCCACCGATGTAGTAATGTCATTATCTGAAGAACTGTTAGATGTTGGACGGTGTATATACCTTGACAATTGGTATACCTCATTGGAAATTTGTGATTTTCTTATTCAAAGAAAGACTGATGTTGTGGGAACATTACGAAGCTACAGAAAGTATCTACCAAAAGATGTTATTAACGCAAAATTGAAATCAAATGAAAGGTGTGTTGCATACGAGCAAGGATATCAATTCATGGTAATGCAATGGAAGGATAAACGTGATGTTTACATGATAACCACCTGCATACCTGATACTTTAGAAATTGTCTTACGTAAAGGTGCAAGGAAAGAAGTACCAACTGTTATCCACATTTACAACAGCAACATGGGTGGTGTTGATCTTAGTGATCAAATGACCACCTCCTATGCTTGTGAGCGAAAAAGGGTGAAAAAGTGGTataagaagttttattttcatctgATTAATCTTTCCATATTTAATGCACAAGTCATTCACAAAATGTTAGGAGGTAAACTAAAGGCTTTAGAATTCAGAATGCAGCTTGTTAGtgctttagtttctttttatgGTTATGACATAGTAACATCCGGACAGGGTGGGAGACTAAGTCTTGATGGAAATCCAATGCGATTAGTGCATCGTCATTTTCCATCATATGCTCCGGAAACAGAATGTAAAACTGCACCTCAACGGAGGTGTGTTGTATGCAGAAAAAAGGGGAAAAGAAAAGATTCTCGTTATGAGTGCACCCCTTGTGATGTAGGGTTGTGTGCTGCACCATGTTTCCAACTCtatcattcaaaaaaatactactag
- the LOC105843159 gene encoding muscarinic acetylcholine receptor M3, giving the protein MNNSTIINQAVNQTQGCELPNNSLVWFDLCLFLTISIVATIGNIVVFICYYKFQSLHTVTNVFMLSLSASDLFVALFSIPLSISFFICNHIHNKLYYVGDMTPSVLSIYSLALVAVDRAIAIAMPYYHQEKVSRKTAWVAVGITWLLMFSYTLIGMNFHATSANQFTVSVVFITYGFPVTVMVLSYVIMGVVAKKHAKELNKLDKTMNRFQNDNLSKKKNADLIINENLNKKGKNQQTDNQELVRHSTKNKIFKTNSLNTTRHLRRELKAALTLSLILSCFIISWTPFMSLNVVSLFSSPNKILLKYFKILHYINSALNPILYVVLNQRWRKSFKKVLCKWRENKNLRFAHSISETVSTNAKPSGW; this is encoded by the coding sequence atgaACAACTCAACAATTATTAACCAAGCTGTCAATCAAACTCAAGGTTGTGAATTACCGAACAATTCATTAGTCTggtttgatttatgtttgtttctAACAATATCAATCGTAGCAACTATTGGAAATATcgtagtttttatttgttactacAAGTTTCAATCTCTACATACTGTTACTAACGTGTTTATGTTATCTTTGTCTGCAAGCGATCTCTTTGTAGCATTATTCTCAATACCCCTCtccatttcattttttatatgtaatcaTATACACAATAAGTTATATTACGTCGGAGATATGACGCCGAGTGTTCTTTCGATATACTCTTTAGCATTAGTTGCTGTTGACCGAGCTATAGCGATTGCGATGCCATATTATCACCAGGaaaaggtaagcagaaaaacaGCTTGGGTTGCAGTAGGAATAACATGGCTATTAATGTTTTCATATACGCTGATAGGAATGAACTTTCATGCAACAAGTGCTAACCAATTTACTGTTTCGGTTGTTTTTATCACTTACGGTTTTCCTGTTACAGTCATGGTTTTATCATATGTAATAATGGGAGTTGTTGcaaaaaagcatgcaaaagaattaaataagctTGATAAAACAATGAACAGATTTCAAAATGATAAtctaagtaaaaagaaaaatgcagatttaattataaatgaaaatttaaataagaaaggaaaaaatcaacaaacagATAATCAAGAACTCGTTAGacattcaacaaaaaataaaattttcaagaccaaTTCTCTGAACACGACACGACATTTGAGACGCGAGTTGAAAGCAGCATTGACGTTATCATTAATTCTaagttgttttataattagttggaCACCATTTATGTCGCTAAACGTAGTATCGCTTTTTAGTTCGccaaacaaaatattacttaagtattttaaaatacttcattATATAAACTCTGCTTTAAATCCCATTTTATACGTTGTTTTAAATCAGAGATGGCGGAAGTCCTTTAAAAAGGTATTATGTAAATGgagagaaaataaaaaccttcGATTTGCACATAGCATTTCAGAAACTGTAAGTACTAATGCAAAACCCAGTGGTTggtaa